From Arcticibacter tournemirensis, one genomic window encodes:
- a CDS encoding toxin-antitoxin system YwqK family antitoxin translates to MRTLYLSFILLCVCAKANAQSYYKELTTDRVTINKPDEIITAYTKPAKGEVTAEPEREYVWYSAGRIHNTQGGYSGKLLNGGYSSQYPGKNLKEQGEYSNGLKNGEWRSWYQNGKLKEISIWCNGVKHGRFSEFDENGNLLKSGSYRNGLLHGDVASFNGKDSSTVAYYKNGKPAVKKKLNISAKKMVPGFLKKKQKAKKEGEPDNKN, encoded by the coding sequence ATGAGAACGTTATACCTTTCCTTTATCCTGTTATGCGTGTGTGCTAAGGCGAATGCCCAATCTTACTATAAAGAATTGACAACAGACAGGGTAACAATCAATAAACCCGACGAGATCATTACTGCTTATACAAAACCGGCCAAAGGAGAGGTAACAGCTGAGCCGGAAAGGGAATATGTATGGTATAGCGCGGGTCGCATCCACAACACCCAGGGTGGCTATAGCGGGAAGCTTCTCAACGGAGGGTATAGTTCGCAATATCCGGGCAAAAATCTGAAAGAGCAGGGAGAATACTCAAACGGACTGAAAAATGGCGAGTGGCGGTCGTGGTATCAAAACGGAAAACTGAAAGAGATTAGCATCTGGTGCAACGGAGTAAAACATGGCAGGTTCAGCGAGTTCGACGAGAATGGGAATTTGCTGAAAAGCGGCAGCTATCGGAACGGACTGCTGCATGGAGATGTCGCCTCTTTTAATGGGAAAGACAGCAGTACAGTTGCCTATTACAAAAATGGTAAGCCGGCGGTAAAGAAAAAGCTTAACATATCTGCTAAGAAGATGGTGCCGGGCTTTCTGAAAAAGAAGC